A stretch of Xenopus laevis strain J_2021 chromosome 8S, Xenopus_laevis_v10.1, whole genome shotgun sequence DNA encodes these proteins:
- the tfe3.S gene encoding transcription factor binding to IGHM enhancer 3 S homeolog: MSSRVLLRQQLMRAQAQEQERREQEQQAAQTLAERCNSAPATQAINVNPMSRPTPAQVPLEILKVQTHLENPTRYHIQQSQRQQVKQYLSTTLGAKVPMNASAPSTAAPGTSPKPEAAIQPSASSAPNSPLAMLKIDSSLENEIDDVIDEIISLESSFNDEIMGYVERAHLPSTLPVSGNLLDVYCGTSMAAPAITVSNSCPAELPNIKKEYTDQETKAIIKERQKKDSHNLIERRRRFNINDRIKELGTLIPKSSDPEVRWNKGTILKASVEYIRKLQKEQQRVRELEGRQRKLEHVNQSLMLRIQELEMQAQLHGMNGNPPACNPMDTLKSEPTAMAMPTFQSASPQPPNPSALDLGTLHFTDPLSDLVDQDLSFHLSLTGDSAIADILMDDALSPLGGADPLLSSVFPQASKTSSRHSSFSMEDDS, from the exons ATGAGCTCCCGCGTTTTGCTCCGGCAGCAGCTGATGAGGGCTCAGGCCCAGGAACAGGAGCGCAGGGAACAAGAGCAACAAGCAGCTCAGACCCTCGCCGAGCGATGCAATTCCGCTCCAGCCACACAGGCCATCAACGTCAACCCTATGAGTCGGCCCACCCCGGCGCAGGTTCCGCTTGAGATCTTAAAG GTGCAAACGCATCTCGAAAATCCGACCAGGTACCACATCCAGCAGTCCCAGCGGCAGCAAGTCAAACAGTATCTTTCCACCACCCTGGGTGCCAAGGTGCCCATGAACGCTTCTGCTCCAAGCACAGCAGCCCCAGGAACCTCCCCAAAGCCCGAAGCAGCCATCCAACCCTCGGCCAGCAGCGCCCCCAACAGTCCACTGGCCATGCTGAAAATTGACTCCAGTTTGGAGAACGAG ATTGATGATGTCATTGATGAAATAATAAGCTTGGAATCCAGCTTCAATGATGAAATCATGGGATATGTGGAACGGGCCCACTTGCCCAGCACA ctgCCTGTTTCTGGAAATCTCCTGGATGTTTATTGTGGCACAAGTATGGCAGCTCCAGCAATAACTGTGAGCAACTCCTGCCCTGCGGAGCTACCAAACATAAAGAAGGAATATACAG ATCAGGAGACCAAGGCAATAATAAAGGAGCGCCAGAAAAAGGACAGCCACAATCTGA TTGAACGGCGCCGGAGATTTAATATTAATGATAGAATCAAGGAGCTGGGCACCCTGATCCCCAAGTCTAGTGATCC GGAAGTGCGCTGGAACAAGGGGACCATCCTGAAAGCATCAGTAGAATATATTAGGAAGCTGCAGAAGGAGCAGCAGCGGGTGCGGGAGCTGGAGGGACGGCAACGCAAACTGGAGCACGTGAACCAAAGCCTAATGCTGCGCATACAG GAACTGGAGATGCAGGCACAGCTCCATGGAATGAATGGCAACCCTCCAGCCTGTAACCCCATGGACACTCTGAAGAGTGAGCCTACCGCCATGGCAATGCCCACCTTCCAGTCAGCCAGCCCTCAGCCCCCAAACCCCTCTGCTCTAGACCTGGGAACTCTTCACTTCACAGACCCCCTGAGTGACCTGGTTGACCAGGACCTGAGCTTCCACCTCAGTCTGACCGGGGACTCGGCCATTGCTGACATTCTCATGGACGATGCCTTGTCCCCACTGGGGGGCGCTGACCCACTCCTCTCCTCTGTCTTCCCTCAAGCATCAAAAACCAGCAGCCGCCACAGCAGCTTCAGCATGGAGGATGACTCCTGA
- the gripap1.S gene encoding GRIP1-associated protein 1 isoform X1 yields the protein MVPAYAPALSSTAAGLYGWLRVVPFHCAEGGNSLWLRKMAQALSEEEFQRMQAQLLELRTQNYQLSDSLRKNSQELSALRQKHGSLEKEFGKAQKALIKSKKAQEVEALLGENEMLQGKLHSQEEDFRLQNTTLMQELSKLCTQIEQLEAENTRFKAGQPAVPNSSGEEEVMRLQAENTALQKRITTLQERHEKDIATLRYPESNGHSATYVEDGACASKTLVETDGQANAKQDSLIAGSWEPITEDLQGLKLKLETHSEENRLLRVQIESLQGQMVNLQEEQSKTVEKLKKKHESYLQLQIEKEALYNDSRTKIEELQQKKEEDMKSLTLRNQKLQQDMQAAQQSCMELREQLQSLKQEHERALHGVQEQVAWQSAESQEQVDNILSENDALRTNLAALEQIQSSRTQELTLLQEQNAALSLELQQQHHEMEATLAQKEDLKTQLQESLHANRRLLEQLQEKEQERGHLQQDLDEARKIADKRKAMLDEMAIEMLQEKSRHKDEVGNIKLQHEKEVLSIRAKYEKELRELHEEKNRGEEDLRGQLRDEKARSRELEGLQQKSEELLLQIQSLEGTKGWFERRLKEAEENMEKDQMQHQEDLAKMKSEHSANLKLKDQEVGAITQKLEESAKEKVDLQETINQLRQELKDTADGQRILEKKGSLALKDLKRQLHLERKRAEKLQERLQEILTNSKTRTGLEELVLAELSSPSRAQTGDSSSISSFSYREIMKENATPSGNKSNTGSPQSQTHRPAELSDEEVSDLFQRLAEIQQEKWLLEEKVKHLEVSSASMAEDLCRKSSIIEAYVMDSRIDVSALHGQMDRSSLGSVLRDLVKPGDENLREMNKKLQNMLEEQLTKNMHLQKDLEALSQEIVRLSKECVPGQENESLDTLS from the exons ATGGTACCGGCATACGCTCCTGCGCTCTCTAGTACGGCGGCTGGACTCTATGGTTGGCTGCGGGTTGTACCATTTCATTGTGCAGAGGGGGGGAACAGTTTGTGGCTGAGGAAGATGGCGCAGGCTTTGTCCGAGGAGGAGTTCCAGCGGATGCAG GCGCAGCTGTTGGAGCTCAGGACCCAGAACTATCAGCTGTCGGACAGTCTGCGGAAGAACAGCCAAG AACTCTCGGCACTCCGACAGAAGCATGGATCATTGGAAAAGGAGTTTGGCAAAGCACAGAAG GCTCTCATCAAAAGCAAGAAGGCTCAG GAGGTGGAGGCTCTGCTTGGGGAGAATGAGATGCTTCAGGGGAAGTTGCACAGTCAGGAGGAAGATTTCCGGCTACAGAACACTACACTGATGCAGGAGCTCTCCAAG CTTTGCACTCAGATTGAACAGCTAGAGGCTGAAAACACGAGGTTCAAGGCTGGGCAGCCTGCAGTACCAAACAGTTCAGGAGAGGAAGAAGTAATGAGGCTCCAAGCAGAAAACACAGCACTACAGAAGAGAATTACAA CCCTTCAGGAACGCCATGAGAAAGACATTGCCACCCTGAGGTACCCTGAGTCTAACGGGCACAGTGCCACATATGTAGAGGATGGAGCATGTGCATCCAAAACCCTTGTGGAAACGGATGGACAGGCTAATGCCAAGCAG GACAGCTTGATTGCCGGCAGCTGGGAGCCAATCACAGAGGATCTGCAAG GACTCAAACTGAAATTAGAGACACATTCTGAAGAAAATCGTCTGCTAAGAGTGCAGATAGAGAGTCTTCAG GGGCAGATGGTCAATCTACAGGAGGAACAAAGCAAG ACAGTGGAAAAGCTGAAGAAAAAACATGAGAG CTACCTACAGCTACAGATAGAGAAGGAGGCGCTGTACAATGACAGCAG GACCAAAATTGAGGAGCTtcaacagaagaaagaagaagatatgAAATCTCTGACCTTGAGGAACCAGAAATTGCAGCAGGACATGCAGGCAGCACAGCAG AGCTGCATGGAGCTGAGAGAGCAATTGCAGAGCCTGAAGCAGGAGCACGAGAGAGCCCTCCATGGTGTACAAGAGCAG GTGGCATGGCAGAGTGCAGAGAGCCAGGAGCAGGTGGACAACATTCTGTCTGAGAACGATGCCTTACGCACCAATCTAGCTGCATTAGAACAG ATTCAGAGTTCCAGGACCCAAGAGCTGACTCTTCTACAGGAGCAGAATGCAGCTCTCTCACTTGAACTGCAGCAGCAACATCATGAAATGGAAGCAACTCTGGCTCAGAAAGAGGACCTAAAGACTCAGCTGCAG GAGTCTCTCCATGCCAACCGccgtctgctggagcagcttcAGGAGAAGGAGCAGGAGAGAGGGCATCTTCAGCAGGACCTGGATGAAGCACGCAAG ATAGCTGATAAGCGGAAAGCTATGTTGGATGAAATGGCCATTGAGATGTTGCAGGAAAAAAGTCGCCACAAAGATGAGGTGGGAAATATCAAGCTCCAGCATGAGAAGGAGGTGCTCAGTATACGAGCCAAATATGAAAAGGAGCTCCGAGAACTTCATGAAGAGAAGAACAGAGGGGAAGAGGATCTGCGGGGGCAGCTAAGGGATGAGAAG GCTCGGAGCAGGGAGTTGGAAGGGCTTCAGCAAAAGTCAGAGGAACTGCTCCTACAGATTCAGTCACTAGAGGGAACCAAAGGATGGTTTGAGCGGAGGCTGAAGGAGGCAGAA GAAAATATGGAGAAGGATCAGATGCAGCACCAAGAAGATTTAGCCAAGATGAAGAGCGAGCATTCAGCAAACTTAAAG CTTAAAGACCAAGAGGTGGGAGCCATCACCCAGAAGCTGGAGGAAAGTGCAAAAGAGAAAGTGGATCTTCAGGAGACTATTAACCAGCTGAGGCAG GAGCTGAAAGACACAGCCGACGGGCAGCGAATACTAGAGAAAAAGGGCAGCTTGGCA CTGAAAGACCTGAAAAGGCAGTTACACCTGGAAAGGAAGAGAGCAGAGAAACTACAGGAGCGATTACAGGAGATTCTCACAAACAGCAAGACCCGAACAG GATTGGAGGAATTGGTGTTGGCAGAGTTAAGTTCCCCAAGTCGGGCACAGACTGGCGACAGCAGCAGCATCTCGTCCTTCAGTTACAGGGAGATCATGAAGGAGAATGCAACCCCCAGTGGCAATAAG TCCAATACGGGGAGTCCACAGTCCCAGACACACAGGCCGGCTGAGCTGTCGGATGAAGAGGTTTCAGATCTATTCCAGAGACTGGCAGAGATTCAGCAGGAGAAGTGGCTGTTGGAAGAAAAG GTGAAGCATCTGGAGGTGAGTAGCGCCTCAATGGCAGAAGATCTGTGCAGAAAGAGCTCCATCATTGAGGCCTACGTAATGGACAGCAGGATCG ATGTGTCTGCCCTCCATGGCCAAATGGATCGGAGCAGCCTGGGCAGTGTCTTAAGGGACCTGGTGAAACCGGGAGATGAGAACCTGAGGGAGATGAACAAAAAGCTGCAGAACATGTTGGAGGAGCAGCTCACCAAGAACATGCACCTACAGAAG
- the gripap1.S gene encoding GRIP1-associated protein 1 isoform X2: MVPAYAPALSSTAAGLYGWLRVVPFHCAEGGNSLWLRKMAQALSEEEFQRMQAQLLELRTQNYQLSDSLRKNSQELSALRQKHGSLEKEFGKAQKALIKSKKAQEVEALLGENEMLQGKLHSQEEDFRLQNTTLMQELSKLCTQIEQLEAENTRFKAGQPAVPNSSGEEEVMRLQAENTALQKRITTLQERHEKDIATLRYPESNGHSATYVEDGACASKTLVETDGQANAKQDSLIAGSWEPITEDLQGLKLKLETHSEENRLLRVQIESLQGQMVNLQEEQSKTVEKLKKKHESYLQLQIEKEALYNDSRTKIEELQQKKEEDMKSLTLRNQKLQQDMQAAQQSCMELREQLQSLKQEHERALHGVQEQIQSSRTQELTLLQEQNAALSLELQQQHHEMEATLAQKEDLKTQLQESLHANRRLLEQLQEKEQERGHLQQDLDEARKIADKRKAMLDEMAIEMLQEKSRHKDEVGNIKLQHEKEVLSIRAKYEKELRELHEEKNRGEEDLRGQLRDEKARSRELEGLQQKSEELLLQIQSLEGTKGWFERRLKEAEENMEKDQMQHQEDLAKMKSEHSANLKLKDQEVGAITQKLEESAKEKVDLQETINQLRQELKDTADGQRILEKKGSLALKDLKRQLHLERKRAEKLQERLQEILTNSKTRTGLEELVLAELSSPSRAQTGDSSSISSFSYREIMKENATPSGNKSNTGSPQSQTHRPAELSDEEVSDLFQRLAEIQQEKWLLEEKVKHLEVSSASMAEDLCRKSSIIEAYVMDSRIDVSALHGQMDRSSLGSVLRDLVKPGDENLREMNKKLQNMLEEQLTKNMHLQKDLEALSQEIVRLSKECVPGQENESLDTLS, translated from the exons ATGGTACCGGCATACGCTCCTGCGCTCTCTAGTACGGCGGCTGGACTCTATGGTTGGCTGCGGGTTGTACCATTTCATTGTGCAGAGGGGGGGAACAGTTTGTGGCTGAGGAAGATGGCGCAGGCTTTGTCCGAGGAGGAGTTCCAGCGGATGCAG GCGCAGCTGTTGGAGCTCAGGACCCAGAACTATCAGCTGTCGGACAGTCTGCGGAAGAACAGCCAAG AACTCTCGGCACTCCGACAGAAGCATGGATCATTGGAAAAGGAGTTTGGCAAAGCACAGAAG GCTCTCATCAAAAGCAAGAAGGCTCAG GAGGTGGAGGCTCTGCTTGGGGAGAATGAGATGCTTCAGGGGAAGTTGCACAGTCAGGAGGAAGATTTCCGGCTACAGAACACTACACTGATGCAGGAGCTCTCCAAG CTTTGCACTCAGATTGAACAGCTAGAGGCTGAAAACACGAGGTTCAAGGCTGGGCAGCCTGCAGTACCAAACAGTTCAGGAGAGGAAGAAGTAATGAGGCTCCAAGCAGAAAACACAGCACTACAGAAGAGAATTACAA CCCTTCAGGAACGCCATGAGAAAGACATTGCCACCCTGAGGTACCCTGAGTCTAACGGGCACAGTGCCACATATGTAGAGGATGGAGCATGTGCATCCAAAACCCTTGTGGAAACGGATGGACAGGCTAATGCCAAGCAG GACAGCTTGATTGCCGGCAGCTGGGAGCCAATCACAGAGGATCTGCAAG GACTCAAACTGAAATTAGAGACACATTCTGAAGAAAATCGTCTGCTAAGAGTGCAGATAGAGAGTCTTCAG GGGCAGATGGTCAATCTACAGGAGGAACAAAGCAAG ACAGTGGAAAAGCTGAAGAAAAAACATGAGAG CTACCTACAGCTACAGATAGAGAAGGAGGCGCTGTACAATGACAGCAG GACCAAAATTGAGGAGCTtcaacagaagaaagaagaagatatgAAATCTCTGACCTTGAGGAACCAGAAATTGCAGCAGGACATGCAGGCAGCACAGCAG AGCTGCATGGAGCTGAGAGAGCAATTGCAGAGCCTGAAGCAGGAGCACGAGAGAGCCCTCCATGGTGTACAAGAGCAG ATTCAGAGTTCCAGGACCCAAGAGCTGACTCTTCTACAGGAGCAGAATGCAGCTCTCTCACTTGAACTGCAGCAGCAACATCATGAAATGGAAGCAACTCTGGCTCAGAAAGAGGACCTAAAGACTCAGCTGCAG GAGTCTCTCCATGCCAACCGccgtctgctggagcagcttcAGGAGAAGGAGCAGGAGAGAGGGCATCTTCAGCAGGACCTGGATGAAGCACGCAAG ATAGCTGATAAGCGGAAAGCTATGTTGGATGAAATGGCCATTGAGATGTTGCAGGAAAAAAGTCGCCACAAAGATGAGGTGGGAAATATCAAGCTCCAGCATGAGAAGGAGGTGCTCAGTATACGAGCCAAATATGAAAAGGAGCTCCGAGAACTTCATGAAGAGAAGAACAGAGGGGAAGAGGATCTGCGGGGGCAGCTAAGGGATGAGAAG GCTCGGAGCAGGGAGTTGGAAGGGCTTCAGCAAAAGTCAGAGGAACTGCTCCTACAGATTCAGTCACTAGAGGGAACCAAAGGATGGTTTGAGCGGAGGCTGAAGGAGGCAGAA GAAAATATGGAGAAGGATCAGATGCAGCACCAAGAAGATTTAGCCAAGATGAAGAGCGAGCATTCAGCAAACTTAAAG CTTAAAGACCAAGAGGTGGGAGCCATCACCCAGAAGCTGGAGGAAAGTGCAAAAGAGAAAGTGGATCTTCAGGAGACTATTAACCAGCTGAGGCAG GAGCTGAAAGACACAGCCGACGGGCAGCGAATACTAGAGAAAAAGGGCAGCTTGGCA CTGAAAGACCTGAAAAGGCAGTTACACCTGGAAAGGAAGAGAGCAGAGAAACTACAGGAGCGATTACAGGAGATTCTCACAAACAGCAAGACCCGAACAG GATTGGAGGAATTGGTGTTGGCAGAGTTAAGTTCCCCAAGTCGGGCACAGACTGGCGACAGCAGCAGCATCTCGTCCTTCAGTTACAGGGAGATCATGAAGGAGAATGCAACCCCCAGTGGCAATAAG TCCAATACGGGGAGTCCACAGTCCCAGACACACAGGCCGGCTGAGCTGTCGGATGAAGAGGTTTCAGATCTATTCCAGAGACTGGCAGAGATTCAGCAGGAGAAGTGGCTGTTGGAAGAAAAG GTGAAGCATCTGGAGGTGAGTAGCGCCTCAATGGCAGAAGATCTGTGCAGAAAGAGCTCCATCATTGAGGCCTACGTAATGGACAGCAGGATCG ATGTGTCTGCCCTCCATGGCCAAATGGATCGGAGCAGCCTGGGCAGTGTCTTAAGGGACCTGGTGAAACCGGGAGATGAGAACCTGAGGGAGATGAACAAAAAGCTGCAGAACATGTTGGAGGAGCAGCTCACCAAGAACATGCACCTACAGAAG